The following proteins are encoded in a genomic region of Oryza brachyantha chromosome 11, ObraRS2, whole genome shotgun sequence:
- the LOC102714690 gene encoding cytosolic sulfotransferase 12-like, with the protein MAASAAADDDVRIHTGGEDAGFDVANVAELAPSLPLETRYPPFPLRRCSGFWLPEYALPGVAAAHARFEPRPSDVFLATVPKSGTTWLKALAFATAGRAEHPPSGGAHPLRRRGPHDCVRFFEFTLAYPDGDGALAALPSPRLLSTHLPYSLLPQRVTADGGGGGSGCRIVYVCRDPKDTLVSWWLFVKKSLAPSYTIEEALEQFCAGRCVAGPPWHHALEYWEESRRRPEKVLFLRYEDMLRAPARHVRRLAEFMGCPFSGEEEAAGVADDVVELCSFGHLSSLEANKAGATSWRYYSVANDSFFRNGVAGDWSNHMSPEMAARLDGAGEEALRGTGFTFASSGESQPTAVADDAGRPRREACIAMQPGLISRENSR; encoded by the coding sequence AtggccgcgtccgccgccgctgacgaCGACGTCAGAATCcacaccggcggcgaggacgccggATTCGACGTTGCCAACGTGGCAGAGCTCGCCCCCTCGCTGCCGCTGGAGACACGGTACCCGCCGTTCCCGCTGCGGCGGTGCAGCGGCTTCTGGCTGCCGGAGTACGCCCTCCCCGGGGTGGCGGCCGCGCACGCGCGGTTCGAGCCGAGGCCGTCCGACGTCTTCCTCGCCACCGTCCCCAAGTCCGGCACCACCTGGCTCAAGGCGCTGGCCTTCGCCACGGCCGGCCGCGCCGAGCACCCACCCTCCGGCGGCGCCcacccgctccgccgccgcggcccgcACGACTGCGTCCGGTTCTTCGAGTTCACCCTCGCGTAcccggacggcgacggcgcgctcgCGGCGCTCCCTTCGCCGCGGCTGCTCTCCACCCACCTGCCCTACTCCCTCCTGCCGCAGCGCGTcacggcggacggcggcggcggcggctccggctgCCGGATCGTCTACGTCTGCCGTGACCCGAAGGACACGCTCGTCTCGTGGTGGCTGTTCGTCAAGAAGAGCCTGGCTCCGTCGTACACCATCGAGGAGGCGCTCGAGCAGTTCTGCGCGGGGCGGTGCGTTGCCGGCCCGCCGTGGCACCACGCCCTCGAGTACTGGGAGGAGAGCCGGAGGCGGCCGGAGAAGGTGCTCTTCCTCCGCTACGAGGACATGctgcgcgcgccggcgcgccACGTGAGGAGGCTGGCCGAGTTCATGGGGTGCCCGTtctccggcgaggaggaggcggccggggTGGCGGACGACGTCGTCGAGCTGTGCAGCTTCGGCCACCTCTCGAGCCTGGAGGCGAACAAGGCCGGCGCCACGAGCTGGCGCTACTACTCCGTCGCGAACGACTCCTTCTTCCGGAACGGGGTGGCCGGCGACTGGAGCAACCACATGTcgccggagatggcggcgcggctggacggcgccggcgaggaggccctACGAGGAACCGGGTTTACCTTTGCATCCAGTGGCGAGAGCCAGCCCACCGCCGTTGCTGAcgacgccggccggccgcgccgggAAGCATGCATTGCAATGCAACCAGGCTTAATTAGCAGAGAAAATTCCCGTTGA
- the LOC102714966 gene encoding 6-phosphogluconate dehydrogenase, decarboxylating 2, chloroplastic has product MASPAPAPPAASAAGASPTPRIGLAGLATMGQNLALNIAEKGFPISVYNRTAAKVDATVSRAAEEGDLPVLGHRDPRGFVLSLARPRTVVLLVQAGRAVDATIDALAPYLDAGDAIVDGGNEWYQNTERRIEEAASRGILYLGMGVSGGEEGARNGPSLMPGGHVDAYNNIRDILEKAAAQTEDGACVTFVGPGGAGNFVKMVHNGIEYGDMQLIAEAYDVLRRVGGLSNSEIADVFAEWNKGELESFLVEITADIFTVADPLDASGGGGLVDKILDKTGMKGTGKWTVQQAAELAVAAPTIAASLDGRYLSGLKDERVAAAGVLEAEGMPSGLLETINVDKKVLVDRVRQALYASKICSYAQGMNLLRAKSVEKGWNLNLAELARIWKGGCIIRAKFLDRIKKAYDRNPELANLIVDREFAREMVQRQNAWRWVVARAVEAGISTPGMSASLSYFDTYRCSRLPANLIQAQRDLFGAHTYERVDRPGSFHTEWTKLARKSNGAAI; this is encoded by the coding sequence ATGgcctccccggcgccggcgccgcccgcggccTCCGCGGCGGGGGCGTCGCCTACCCCGCGCATCGGCCTCGCGGGGCTCGCCACCATGGGCCAGAACCTCGCCCTCAACATCGCCGAGAAGGGGTTCCCGATCTCCGTCTACAACCGCACCGCCGCCAAGGTCGACGCCACGGTGTCCCGcgccgcggaggagggagaccTCCCCGTGCTCGGCCACCGCGACCCGCGGGGCTTCGTGCTCTCCCTCGCGCGGCCCCGCACCGTGGTGCTGCTCGTCCAGGCCGGGCGCGCCGTCGACGCCACCATCGACGCGCTCGCCCCCTACCTCGACGCCGGGGACGCCATCGTCGACGGCGGGAACGAGTGGTACCAGAACACCGAGCGCCGGATCGAGGAGGCCGCCTCGCGCGGGATACTCTACCTCGGGATGGGGGtctccggcggcgaggagggcgcgCGGAACGGGCCCTCGCTCATGCCGGGGGGCCACGTCGACGCCTACAACAACATCAGGGACATCCTCGAGAAGGCCGCCGCGCAGACGGAGGACGGGGCCTGCGTCACCTTCGTcggccccggcggcgccggcaactTCGTCAAGATGGTGCACAACGGGATCGAGTACGGCGATATGCAGCTCATCGCCGAGGCCTATGACGTGCTCCGCCGCGTCGGGGGACTGTCCAACTCCGAGATCGCCGACGTTTTCGCGGAGTGGAACAAGGGGGAGCTGGAGAGTTTCTTGGTTGAAATTACCGCTGATATATTCACGGTGGCTGACCCGCTTGACGCCAGCGGCGGTGGGGGGCTGGTGGACAAGATTCTTGACAAGACGGGGATGAAGGGAACTGGGAAGTGGACGGTGCAGCAGGCGGCAGAGCTCGCGGTGGCTGCACCCACGATTGCGGCATCGCTTGATGGGAGGTACTTGTCCGGGTTGAAGGACGAGCGTGTAGCAGCCGCGGGGGTGCTGGAGGCGGAGGGGATGCCATCAGGCCTACTTGAGACGATTAATGTTGATAAGAAGGTGCTAGTGGACAGGGTGAGGCAAGCACTCTATGCATCAAAGATTTGCAGCTACGCGCAGGGGATGAACCTTCTGCGAGCAAAGAGTGTGGAGAAGGGGTGGAATCTTAACCTTGCAGAGCTTGCAAGGATTTGGAAGGGCGGATGCATTATCCGCGCAAAGTTTCTTGATAGGATCAAGAAGGCGTATGACAGGAACCCTGAGCTGGCCAATCTGATCGTGGACAGGGAGTTTGCAAGGGAGATGGTTCAACGGCAGAATGCATGGCGGTGGGTTGTGGCTCGTGCTGTGGAAGCTGGGATCAGCACTCCAGGGATGTCTGCTAGCCTTTCATACTTCGACACCTACAGGTGTAGTCGGCTGCCTGCAAATCTGATCCAAGCACAGAGAGACTTGTTTGGAGCGCACACCTATGAGCGCGTTGACCGCCCAGGTTCGTTCCACACAGAGTGGACTAAGCTGGCGAGAAAGAGCAATGGTGCGGCCATTTGA